One Herbaspirillum rubrisubalbicans genomic window carries:
- a CDS encoding substrate-binding domain-containing protein, with product MFKVHIKPHWEIAYDNEAALDTANLLTLLTAIQQSGSIARAAQLTRYSYRHAWGLLRDAERMFGNALIESGRGRGTTLTDFASKLLWTDRLVTARLSPTLDSLASELEVELSKTVEGKAEKVRLNASHGFAVAALLNKINEGRLPVEVRYRHSTDAVAALSRQECDLAGFHVPLGEFEKPAIAAYAKWLNKRSDCLIHLAIRNQGLFIEPDNPKGLRGLADLVRTDLRFVNREAGSGTRMLLELMLAGAGIAHKKINGFENTEFTHSAVAAFIASGMADVGFGVQTAAHRFGLGFIPLVRERYFFALPAASLQDPLIRSVIDILQSDSFRKVVNNLAGYDATDMGKIQTIKEAFG from the coding sequence AAGCGGCTCGATTGCGCGTGCTGCGCAATTGACGCGCTATTCCTATCGCCACGCCTGGGGCCTGTTGCGCGATGCCGAGCGCATGTTCGGCAATGCCCTGATCGAAAGCGGCCGTGGTCGTGGCACCACGCTGACCGATTTCGCCAGCAAGCTGTTATGGACCGATCGCCTGGTGACGGCGCGCCTGTCGCCCACGCTCGACAGCCTGGCCTCGGAGCTGGAGGTGGAACTGAGCAAGACCGTCGAAGGCAAGGCCGAGAAGGTACGCTTAAATGCCAGCCACGGTTTTGCCGTGGCCGCCTTGCTCAACAAGATCAACGAGGGGCGCTTGCCGGTGGAAGTGCGCTACCGCCACAGCACCGACGCAGTGGCCGCACTGTCGCGCCAGGAATGTGACCTGGCCGGCTTTCATGTGCCGCTGGGCGAATTCGAGAAGCCGGCCATCGCCGCCTATGCCAAGTGGCTCAACAAGCGCAGCGATTGCCTGATCCACCTGGCCATCCGCAACCAGGGCCTGTTCATCGAACCGGACAACCCCAAGGGCTTGCGCGGCCTGGCTGACCTGGTACGTACCGACCTGCGCTTCGTCAACCGCGAAGCCGGCTCGGGCACGCGCATGTTGCTCGAACTGATGCTGGCCGGAGCCGGTATCGCCCACAAGAAGATCAATGGCTTCGAGAACACCGAGTTCACCCACTCGGCAGTGGCCGCCTTCATTGCCAGCGGCATGGCCGACGTCGGCTTCGGCGTGCAGACCGCCGCCCACCGCTTCGGCCTGGGCTTCATCCCGCTGGTGCGCGAACGCTATTTCTTCGCCCTGCCGGCGGCGTCCCTGCAAGACCCGCTGATCCGCTCCGTGATCGACATCCTGCAATCGGATAGCTTCCGCAAGGTGGTCAACAACCTGGCCGGCTATGACGCCACCGACATGGGCAAGATCCAGACCATCAAGGAAGCCTTTGGCTAA
- a CDS encoding LysR family transcriptional regulator: MNSAAPASKPTQPALSALAALDARLLRLLEALLDEVHLARAAARVGLSLPAAASALERCRQLLRDPLLEDGGLQMRLTATAQALREPLHKLLYGDEVGKDSNAAADQAQPEQGLATLARRVRILMPDYPAQVVVQALYQELSAAAPLLDLEFQTWLGEADAIARLERGQTELVLGAATPALNLRGREVLQERCVAVMRRDHPAAHQLTLARWLDYPHLQIACHDTLNRMMDQQVAMQGRRRRIGMVIPNFLMAPALLQGTDLIAVMPMHCVPAATAAHPVALTCLRPPLPLEAPPLRLLQHRRHTDDLAVAHVAQVLERIVRQRFEGR, encoded by the coding sequence ATGAATTCCGCCGCACCCGCTTCCAAGCCCACCCAGCCCGCCCTGTCCGCACTTGCTGCGCTGGACGCCCGCCTGTTACGCCTGTTGGAGGCCCTGCTTGATGAGGTACACCTGGCGCGTGCCGCGGCGCGCGTGGGCTTGTCGCTGCCGGCCGCGGCCAGCGCACTGGAACGCTGCCGCCAGTTGCTGCGCGATCCCTTGCTGGAAGACGGTGGCCTGCAGATGCGCCTGACGGCCACCGCCCAGGCCCTGCGTGAGCCCTTGCACAAGCTGCTGTATGGCGACGAGGTTGGCAAAGACAGCAACGCTGCAGCGGACCAGGCGCAGCCGGAGCAGGGTCTGGCCACGCTGGCGCGCCGGGTGCGCATCCTGATGCCGGACTATCCGGCGCAAGTGGTGGTCCAGGCCTTGTATCAGGAACTGAGCGCCGCGGCGCCCCTGCTGGACCTGGAGTTCCAGACCTGGCTGGGAGAGGCTGACGCCATCGCCCGCCTGGAACGCGGCCAGACCGAGCTGGTCCTGGGCGCGGCCACGCCCGCCCTTAACCTGCGCGGTCGCGAGGTGCTGCAGGAACGCTGCGTGGCGGTGATGCGGCGCGACCATCCGGCCGCGCATCAATTGACCCTGGCGCGCTGGCTGGACTATCCGCATCTGCAGATCGCCTGCCACGACACGCTCAACCGCATGATGGACCAGCAGGTCGCCATGCAAGGCCGACGCCGCCGCATCGGCATGGTGATCCCCAATTTCCTGATGGCGCCGGCCTTGCTGCAGGGCACGGACCTGATCGCGGTCATGCCCATGCACTGTGTGCCAGCCGCCACCGCCGCTCATCCGGTGGCGCTGACCTGCCTGCGCCCGCCACTGCCGCTGGAGGCGCCGCCGCTGCGTCTGCTGCAGCATCGCCGTCATACCGATGACCTGGCCGTGGCGCACGTGGCGCAGGTGCTGGAACGCATCGTGCGCCAGCGCTTCGAGGGCCGCTGA